The window CCCCACGAGCTCTGGTGAGTTTTATGGTCCTGTAGAAAGGTCTACCAACTAACCTTCCATGGATGATATTCAAACTAGCAAACACGATACTGTTTCTATAGTGTACAAGGTCGCGCCTCAACCCAATTCACCGTTCATTCAATGCATAAGCAAAGTAAGCGGACAAAGATAACCTCCAAGCCATATTGGTACGATGTCAACAGagcttccattttctttttcactcgATACCAATACCGTCAAACCAAGCTTAGGCTGGTTAGGGTTGTGTGATCAACATTTAAGTTGAATTACCTACCCAACAAATGTACCCGAAAGGAGACATAGGATTATGTAGGTAGTCTTAGTAACCGGCAAGCATAGAAGAGTCGCTCCCCCAACTTGGGTGACTAGATGATGGTGTAGGTAAAGTTCACCAGCTAAGCTAACCTAACCTCTGCATGAGATTTGTCTTCAACGAACCTCTAATGATCTAGTTTTCTCTTTATTATGTAATGGAATATATAGATATGGTTGGAAcaatgaattttgttttttattttctaaaaatgtcTCCCGATAACTAtcatttcctttatttatatatccataatttttttcttaattagcTATGTgaattttttacaaataagtttataaattaaaaaaatatcaaatatattaagaatctaTTTAAataccaaattaaaaatttcatgtGGGCCTTTTGTTTACTTCAAAAGATGCAAAAATAGCttgacaattaaaaaatatttaaaaatatgccTGGGTTTACGTTGAGTTTATTAGATACGAACTCTATCCATCTTTACCATTCATTTTAGATATAATGGTTGATCAagaatattagatatttgaagaacatataaatttaaagagatcgataatgatttagaaattgaaagcttttaaacatttatatgACAACCTACGAACAGAACAAAAGATGAGTGAAGCATAAACATGTGTATTGTGTACATTGACTAAACACGAAACGAACACGAAgtggtcttcttcttctttccaacAAAGCTCATGAATGAACATCTGGTTGGCATAGATAGAGAGATAGTTAAGATTGGTTTAAGTAGACGTACCAGCTGGGGAGGTAGTGTCCTCCAAcgacttttccttttgaacaCGAGCCATGAAGGCTTCCAAAGTCTTGAAATCAGCCCTGTAATCCTTTTGGGTCATTTTAAGCAACATCTCCCATGTGTAATCTGAATAATTCCTTGGTGGATTCTTCTCAACCAACTCCTCCGGTGCTCTCACCACTTTGTCATGCGCTGGACATAGAAAGAACGCCAATGATTTTCTTGATTCCTTGCAGTTCACTACAGCTCGGTGCAAGCAGCTCTTGTAAATCCCATTTGTCAGAGActtcaaacacaaaaaataaaacaacccATTTCAAAACTAGTCAAttcatatgaaaaatgaaaaccctaatgttaatgttgagaattattggcAGGAACTCTcacattagctaatttaaggaaacaTCATGAGTCTATAAGTAAGGAATTAGAATATATCTCTATTGGCATGAAGCTTTTtaggaagctcaaagcaaagtcatgagagtttatattcaaagtggacaatatcatactacgTGGAGGTGGAGACCGGAAGACTAATTCTAATTTTGTGTTGCATATACATACCATGAAAGTGTCACCAATGTTGATGACAAAGGAATCTGGGGTTGGAGGAATTGAATACCATTGATCATCTACGAACACTTGAAGGCCACTAACATGGTCTTGGTGAAGGATTGTGATGGAGGTAGGATCACTATGAGGGCCAGTTCCCAACACCAATTCTGGCTTATCGCATGTTGGGTAATAATTAAGCCTCAATATTGAATCGTTGTCCTCATAGAAATTCTTGAAGCATTCTCTTGAAATGCCAAGGCTCAGCCCCAAAAGCTCCACAATCTTCATACCAAGCTCGTTCAATGCTATCCCACACTCTTGATACAACTTCCTAAAACACCatcaaacaattaaaaaaagtgtaaGGATTAAATAGGCATAGGTAGAGATAGTGGAATTTAGATACCCATGATGGGAGAATGGCGAGCCTAAAGTGTCAAGAACATAGTCATGAGCAGCGGAGGAGTTTTGAGCAGCCACACAACGAAGGGAAAAGGTTTCCTTCCAAGGAAGCTTGGACGCGAATCTCCCAATGAAGCTATTAGTATATCCATAATTCTCACCTACCTTCCTTTGAGCCCTCTGCTTCACATCCAAAGGCATTGTAAAGAACTCATCAATACACTCATGAACACCTTTCATCAATTCCATATCAACTCCATGGTTCACCACCACAAAGAATCCATGTTTTCTACAAGCCTCATCCACCAGCCTCGTCGCCTCTTCAACGTCACTTTCATTGCCACTAAAAAACTTCTTCAAGTCAATATGTGGAACATGCAGCTCCGGCACCACCTCCGCCGCCTTAAACTCTTCTGGCCAAATGAAATCCTCCGGTATCTTTGTCTCGTCGGAGCCACAAAATGCCGGACGATACTCCCTATTCTTCACATGGTTCAACGCCGGTGAGGACTCGGTTGCGTTCATGCAATTCAGCGCCATTGTTGCCTTCttggagagagatttgagtAGTAACACTAAGAAATTGAGTGGATTTGAGAGGTGGGAATTCCGGAGATTTATAAGGTGGCAAAGGGTAAATTTGGAAATATCAAAATACTTATTCAAAACTATGTATTATCCTCTTTTCCAAATAGGTTTGCATGGTaataatgttatattttatcgctaatatgaatatttaataatttaaaacatgataATCACATTGAAATTATTTCTCATTTCCACAATTTGgtgtaaaatttataacaaaatggAATATTCTCCGACATTAATGATTTCCAAACAGTTTCCCATTTGAGGAATTTATGTTACATATGtgtgtctatatatatatatatatatggttttttATACTTATTTAGCAAAGTGGTAAAAGCCATTTAACATAAAGTTACGTTAATGATCGTTAAATTCGACTTCTATGATTATGTAAGGtgtgaattttattttgaatatttgaaataagaTACGCCTATAATATTCCAATTATAAAGATTGGTTTATAGAGATTTATCCAAATTAGAACTTATCTCGAGACCACACATAATGATAATGATTTGATGTAATTATGCCTAATGTCAAATTGCCAAAAGTTTTATGTAAGATTGGATTTTTGTTACTTAGTTGCCTATTATAACTCCTTTTATCTTACGTTACATGACCGTTACTTTTCCGTATGTAACGGCTCACATTCATTACTAGGttgtcttttttgaatttttcctttcatacTTTCatccataattttaaaacaagtctaTTAGAGATAGGctggaaaagttcaaagaggataatatttgctagcggtgggcttgagctattataaatggtatcaaagtagacaccgggcggtgtgccaacgaggatgttgagCCCCGAATGGGAGTCGATACTAGGCGACGCttggctccgaaggggggtagattgtgagatcccacatcgattggagagaggaatgaattgtgagatctcacgtcggttggagaggggaacaaaacattctttatcaaggtatagaaacttctctgtagcatacgcgttttaaaaactttaagaggAAATTCGAAAGTAATAATTCAACGAGGCCAGTGTgaacttggactgttacatgaTTAATAGAAGACTGTAAcgtatcatatttttaaatttgaaaactcggtctaataactattttagtttctttccaaatttgatttaatagtTATTAAGAGATAACCATATTGTGATGGTCTCTCAATTCAAATACATTGAAATacattgaatttgaattggaATGGAGTTGAAACGGCGTTGGTTCCTTTATTGGAAACAAAGAAggccaaaaaagaaaaaataataaaatatgttgaatTCGATGAAGTGAGTACCAATGCATGTTGTTCCTTTGccataaacaaaaaagagccaaacaagaacaaaaaataatttgctGGTTgggaaaaattacaaaaaagaacaGCTGTTTTTGATTATCCCGAATGTTACGATCGGATTGCCACCAAAAGATGAAcatataaagaaataaaataaaataaaagtaaaataaagtaaacaattaaaaaaattactaaagataccgtaaaattttaaataagacGGGATACAAAAAGAATGCAATGACAACCCGAAAAAGAATACACATAAACATTGACGCCCGGGTCGATACCTCTCTGTGACAGGACAACTCTCAAGTGTCTCCCCACCTCAACCGGTAATAGCCCTACTCAGACCATTGACGGGCTCTGATAGTATTTGTAATAGTTTatgtccaccgctagcagatatcgttcgctttggcccgttacgtattgtcgtcggcctcacggttttaaaacacgtctactagggagaggttttcacacccttataggaatgtttcattcttagTTCAAGAATCTCTTAACTATTACCATATACCATAGGGATGCCTATCATGAGCTATACTATTTATGTAGTCTTTCATCTCCTATTAGAGTGGGTTTCCTTCCCACGCAATAATAGCTCTTCTATATACTGCTTATGTAGTCCATCGATCCCTCTCAGGGTGGGTTTGTCCCATACACAATAGTATATCCTCACCTAGCTACTTGTAAAGTCCCTCGTCTCCTATTAAGGTGGATTATTATACACATCGTAGCGGTTCATCATGTTATCTACTTATGTAATCCCTCATCCCCTCTCAAGGTAATTTATCATACATATGGTAGTTCCCCACATTTCTACTTATGTAGTCCTCGTCCCCTCTCAAGGCGGGTTATGTCCTACATGCAATAACGAGTCTTCGGGTAAACTATTTATGTAGTCTCTCGCTCCCTATTAAGGTAGGTTATATCCTACACACAACAACGACTTCTCAAGTTGTTCCATTCACGTTACCATCGTTCTTATCAGTTCTCCTAGTTTTCCTTGGATGCCATGGAGGTTTACTAGGTTTTAGGGCGTTCAGGTGGTTTAAATCTCAACTAGTTTCTAGGGGTTAACTCCACGTGGTTAAACCAAATCTGTGGGTGCACCTAGGTCTTTGATTGCCGCTCACGATCCTAGGGTGTTTGGTCTATTATTAAGATATTGACCATAGTCAATATATAAACTGCTCTAGCTCTACCACCctaattttatcttaattCATGCATTCTTTATTAGGAAGATATCTATCGATCACCTAGAGTACTGAAAATAAGATCTAAACGTTCATGTAAGCTTTACTATAGAGACATTCTTATTGGTCAACTAAGCATACATAATCCATACAAACATCCACCTAAATCTAACACACAATTTAACATACAATTCAAACATGCTCAACagggagataacatccatctAACACCTGGAGCATAGATCACAAATTTTCGATTCTCCATTTTGTACATCGGAAAGTATTTAATAGACAATGGAATTGTCATAATTTATCTTAACATATATGTACTCCTATCTAGATTTGCCCATATAAGTCCTAAATATGCACACTCAAACTACCCAAGACCCAAGGTAAGATAAATTTGCATGCTAGTACATCCTAGCAATCACAATAGGTATTACTTGCCTAAAGTCCTTGTGGCAACTTATAAGTTTGTCATGTGCCTTTTCGAGTAATTACTAGCTAGAGGAGTCTAAAAATTCTAGAAATCTCCTAAAGGAACCTAATTCCCGTAAAAATACGATTAATATCAAAATCGAGATGAAAAACTGACAAACATGCATCAATTTCCTCACGAAGTAAATGCACatgaattatgaattatgatCAAGGTCGAACTTTGGACGACAGTGGGCTTACAATAAAATTGGATATACTCAACCCAACTTTATCATGGACCCATATTTAGTGGCCTCTAAATGAAAAAGCTAAAATATTTCGTGAGGCTACCAGGTTTCTAGGTGATCGAGGgtgaatattttttcttttggtttataTGTCGGGTATATACGGCTCTTGATTCTTTAATTAGTACGTGATTGTATACCACCACTAATAAACACCAGAATAAGCGATCTTCACGGTCACGAACAAAGATAGAATCAGACCGATTCTCTAAATGCTTTTCTGGATATTGCTCAATGTTCCGACTATTCACGGAACGTGAGTGAGAAGCAGATGAATATCGGCCGATGTGTCACCACCCCCAAGATGTATGCACTTTCAACCTAGTTTGGATTCATAGTTCATAGTCAATATCATACTAGTGTAGAGGTCGTATTTGAAAGTTCGATAATCTCACTAACCGAACTACTCTAGAGGATTAATCTAATCATGTTCATCATCTAAACCCTCCATAGTTCAAATCAAAAGGCAAAGATTCAAGAAATGACAAcaatgaaaatgattgaagattattcggatgaaaagaaaaacaaacccgtgaaaaaagggaaaattttaataaaaaacactGTTGAACTTACACATCAGTCCTGAAAATTGGCTGCTCTGATCTGATTAAACACGACGGCAACCACTTTTTCGATCAGAAACAGCCGCCATTTTTCGAAGCTAGAGCTTGCCAGACCAGAATTACCAGACACCCACTTCCTGTTTCAgtcactttttttcttttttttctttaattttaaggtaaattttttattctctcaACAACACATCAAaacacaacaacaaaaaaaaaaaaaaaaNTTCTTTAACAAACTCTCATCTCTTACTGTCAAATCAACCCACCACCGGCTGCTCCGGTTGACGTTGACAGAGACGACTGAAGCTGCAGCAGGTGGTGGTAACAGTCGGCGGCGGTTGGCCGGTGCTCAGGGTTTTGATCCATACACCGGTTTTGAAGTTCATTCAACATCTTCGGAATCCCAATTAACCCACAAGTTTTAATCAAAAATCCCACTCCCCACATATCCACTTTCACCCCATGCAAACCCCTTTCCATTTCCGGCGCGTGCCTTCCACTCGCTGCCGTGGCTTCACCGTACGGGTAAATCTGCGGCGCTCCAACCGCCTCTTCAAACCCACAAAGAATCCACTCCCCGGTGGCTGTCTCATCGTCGTTTGTTTTTTTCATCACCTTTTCCCAACAAATATCTCTATGCATGAAACACAAATCGTGCAATGCCACAAGCGCTTTGGTCACGTTTTTGAGTGCCTCAATTAATTGATCATAGCTTGTGGGCTTCAATCTGCAAACCCTTGGCTTAAAAACCAATGCCAAATCTTCCTCGGATGCTCCGAAGATGAATTCCGAATGAGGGATTCTTTGATCCAAGACATCATAAATCTCTTTCGCCGCCGTCCACTTCCTTCTACAAGAGAAAATTTTGGTCACCAAATTTGGCGTCATTTCCACCACAATTCCATTTCCCATATCAATTCTCTCAAAATCACTATAAATTGGCAATTTCTTGCATCGATCGGCTAACAATGATAAAACACCACCAATTCTATAACATGGGACCAACGCCTTCAATCTCTCACTAGGTGTTGATAAATCCAACGAATATAGATCGGTTCGGACGACTCGGTTGTCTCGACCTCGACTTAGTGAACAAAATGTTACCAAGAACCCTATGGTGTAGTAACCTAATAAATAAGGGATGTCTAAATAGGTCCAAAGTAGCTTCTCCACTATTGAATTAGAGGGGTCGAGATCTTGGTGACCATCTTTGATTTGATCAGTTTCTTCACCTCtccataaacaaaaatttctgATGAATCCCGTTAAATTTGGCCATTGATCTTGCAAACTATGAATGTTGGTGGATGAAGGTGAATTGGGTTTGCGGATTATTTGCATTTCCATGCAACAAAACTCGGAAACAAGGCGGTTGATGCAATCATCCCAAAGGCCTATGAATGAGTCTCGACTTGAAGGGGGTGTTGTAGTGCTAATACAAGGGTTGGTGCGTATGATAGGACATAAAATCTCGTAAATGAAGGATTTGCAATCTACCATTTCGGTTGTGGTTGTAAAGAACACCTCTTTCCCTTGTGGTAAGTATGCATATACATCCTTTCGAATTGGGAATCGAAGCTCTTCCGATGGCGGTTCTTGTATGTGCCATGGAAGCTCCGATAAGCTCGGAAGAGATAGCGGCGGGATTCTAAGACACCCGACATAGTATTCCGTTGAATCTTGATAATTCCACAAAGAACTTGCTGAACAAAAACCGATTAGGTCCCCTAAAGTTAGCCATAGTCCACGTACCAAATACTTGCCAAACCCACATCAACGATAGATTAAActagctcaagtccactgctagcagatattgtcttttttggttttcccttcaaagtttttaaaacgtgtctgctagggagaggtttccacactcttataaggagtgtttcgttctcctcctaaCCGACGTGGATCTTACAATattcatattgaaaatgagTAGAAAGTCGGTGAACTTACATCTTGAAGAGAGTTCGGTGGAGTGAAGAATTGGGGGTCTCTCATGAGGAACTGACATGAACACGATCAGCCAATGTTAGATCAATTAGAGAGATGAtaagaaaaagtaaagaacaaaatgatGATGAAGCGAACCAGTGGAAGTGTAGAATGGGGATTTTCTTCTGCCAAACACTTTGATTTGCTGTCCGGGAACGAATCTATCAACTGAGAGGCCCTTAAGAGGGCCATCGTCATTACATTCCATAGTGCAAGCAACCATGGATTCATCAAAGAAAGTTAGCTCGTCAGCATTCAAAAAGCTACATCCTTCAACTCTAATCATCCCTCCTCTCTGCTCTTCACTTCCTTCTTCACCCCACAAACTCACTGATTCCTCCCATACCATTCTTACTTTCCCAATTCGACGAACACTACTACAATCAACCGAAGCATAATCGACTCGAAACACTTGTTTTTCTCGACCTACACGAAAAAGAATATgaacaaaagattaaattcATTGCAGTTCATCAACTAAACTTCTAAATTCACTCAATTGGATCACTTACTCAAAATTGGGAGGTGTTCTTCTGTAAAGGGAGGGGGTGGAGGGAGGGGTCTAGTTAGAGGAAGAATTGGGGTAggttttgttctcattttgGAACCCATAAATTGTGAAAGCTCTTCAAAAACTTGTTCATCAAAAGAGGCTGGAAGTCTATGGAGCTTACGCTCATAAGGTGAGAGACGAAAGTAGCTTTTTCCCATTAgttgctctctctctcctcctctttcCCATTCATAAACC is drawn from Cucurbita pepo subsp. pepo cultivar mu-cu-16 chromosome LG09, ASM280686v2, whole genome shotgun sequence and contains these coding sequences:
- the LOC111802354 gene encoding uncharacterized protein LOC111802354, which codes for MPENTETSHQHDYDSSSPKHPLDDSLETRPPNGGGGGGHLHRRHFHHHDSSTPFISTPLYLPTGTGNTPPFEAVNPKRTRYSAGQWKLVPSPSSFQPQIAIVGSDSSPSPSQRPAGTAAASSSDTTSSPSHSPLPLTTGNKGEGESQNQPQYRKGKYVSPVWKPNEMLWLARAWRVQYQGGSDEGGIMGGQGGRGSGKTRADKDREVAEYLQKHGVNRDAKTAGTKWDNMLGEFRKVYEWERGGEREQLMGKSYFRLSPYERKLHRLPASFDEQVFEELSQFMGSKMRTKPTPILPLTRPLPPPPPFTEEHLPILSREKQVFRVDYASVDCSSVRRIGKVRMVWEESVSLWGEEGSEEQRGGMIRVEGCSFLNADELTFFDESMVACTMECNDDGPLKGLSVDRFVPGQQIKVFGRRKSPFYTSTVPHERPPILHSTELSSRSSSLWNYQDSTEYYVGCLRIPPLSLPSLSELPWHIQEPPSEELRFPIRKDVYAYLPQGKEVFFTTTTEMVDCKSFIYEILCPIIRTNPCISTTTPPSSRDSFIGLWDDCINRLVSEFCCMEMQIIRKPNSPSSTNIHSLQDQWPNLTGFIRNFCLWRGEETDQIKDGHQDLDPSNSIVEKLLWTYLDIPYLLGYYTIGFLVTFCSLSRGRDNRVVRTDLYSLDLSTPSERLKALVPCYRIGGVLSLLADRCKKLPIYSDFERIDMGNGIVVEMTPNLVTKIFSCRRKWTAAKEIYDVLDQRIPHSEFIFGASEEDLALVFKPRVCRLKPTSYDQLIEALKNVTKALVALHDLCFMHRDICWEKVMKKTNDDETATGEWILCGFEEAVGAPQIYPYGEATAASGRHAPEMERGLHGVKVDMWGVGFLIKTCGLIGIPKMLNELQNRCMDQNPEHRPTAADCYHHLLQLQSSLSTSTGAAGGGLI
- the LOC111801914 gene encoding gibberellin 20 oxidase 1-like, producing the protein MALNCMNATESSPALNHVKNREYRPAFCGSDETKIPEDFIWPEEFKAAEVVPELHVPHIDLKKFFSGNESDVEEATRLVDEACRKHGFFVVVNHGVDMELMKGVHECIDEFFTMPLDVKQRAQRKVGENYGYTNSFIGRFASKLPWKETFSLRCVAAQNSSAAHDYVLDTLGSPFSHHGKLYQECGIALNELGMKIVELLGLSLGISRECFKNFYEDNDSILRLNYYPTCDKPELVLGTGPHSDPTSITILHQDHVSGLQVFVDDQWYSIPPTPDSFVINIGDTFMSLTNGIYKSCLHRAVVNCKESRKSLAFFLCPAHDKVVRAPEELVEKNPPRNYSDYTWEMLLKMTQKDYRADFKTLEAFMARVQKEKSLEDTTSPAGTST